Proteins encoded together in one Salmo trutta chromosome 3, fSalTru1.1, whole genome shotgun sequence window:
- the sostdc1a gene encoding sclerostin domain-containing protein 1a translates to MHLSAYKLCHLVFLFCILVRSCQAFKNDATEILYSHVGTPVQDAPSNASLNRARNGGRGAGNTAGNDRADQRRQVGCRELRSTKYISDGQCTSINPIKELVCAGECLPAQMLPNWIGGGYGRKFWSRRNNQDWRCVNDKTRTQRIQLQCQDGSTRTYKITVVTSCKCKRYSRLHNESSHMKFEEPALSRPQLLHKHKAKAKRRLGKIKLNENWHEAEP, encoded by the exons ATGCACTTGAGCGCATACAAGTTGTGCCACCTGGtattcttgttttgtattcttgTGAGGAGTTGCCAGGCGTTCAAGAATGATGCTACGGAGATCCTATACTCGCACGTGGGTACTCCTGTGCAGGATGCCCCGAGCAATGCCTCTTTAAATCGTGCAAGAAACGGCGGGAGAGGCGCGGGAAATACTGCTGGGAACGATAGAGCTG ATCAGAGACGCCAAGTTGGCTGTAGAGAGCTGAGGTCCACCAAGTACATCTCTGATGGCCAATGCACAAGCATCAACCCCATAAAGGAGCTAGTATGTGCTGGTGAGTGCCTCCCCGCTCAGATGCTTCCCAACTGGATCGGCGGCGGCTACGGCAGAAAGTTCTGGAGCCGGAGGAACAATCAGGACTGGCGCTGCGTCAACGACAAGACGCGCACCCAACGCATCCAGCTGCAGTGCCAGGATGGCAGCACAAGAACATACAAAATCACCGTGGTCACCTCGTGCAAGTGTAAGAGGTACTCCCGGCTACACAATGAGTCGAGCCATATGAAGTTTGAGGAGCCTGCCTTGTCTCGGCCCCAGCTTCTCCACAAACACAAAGCCAAAGCCAAAAGGAGGCTAGGGAAGATCAAGCTAAACGAGAATTGGCATGAAGCAGAGCCCTAA
- the ankmy2a gene encoding ankyrin repeat and MYND domain-containing protein 2a, which produces MSSPKKGDLSSTERELFVVIAAGNVQEASRLLGCKDVRVNCLDENGMTPLMHAAYKGKADMCKLLLQHGADVNCNEHEHGYTALMFGGLSGKTDITWMMLDAGAETDVVNSVGRTASQMAAFVGQHDCVTVINNFFSRAKLEYYTKRQGLEKEPKLPPKLAGPLHKIIMSTNLNPVKMVLLVKENPVLAEAEALEKCRRVMELICEKCVKQQDMNEVLAMKMHYISCVLQKCASFLKERDDKLEGLIKSLLKGRDSDGFPLFQEKFIRECIRKFPYCDATLLQQLVRSIAPVEIGNDPTAISVLTQAITGQVGFMDAEFCTTCGEKGAEKRCSICKMVIYCAPACQKMHWFTHKKVCKQLQEQREKHEAESAKLMERQRKEQSQAVESATGSMQDLSVGPNEDSPSSPSPSDNQADPPPPSPVSTTPATEN; this is translated from the exons ATGTCATCTCCGAAGAAGGGAGATCTATCTTCTACCGAGAGGGAATTATTCGTAGTTATTGCTGCAG GAAATGTTCAAGAAGCCTCAAGATTATTGGGCTGCAAGGATGTCAGAGTCAACTGTTTGGATGAG AATGGGATGACTCCCCTCATGCACGCTGCATACAAGGGAAAGGCGGACATGTGCAAGCTGCTACTGCAACACGGGGCAGATGTgaactgtaatgaacacgagcaTGGTTACACGGCGCTGATGTTCGGTGGGCTGTCAG GTAAGACTGATATCACCTGGATGATGTTAGATGCAGGAGCGGAGACTGATGTGGTCAACTCCGTCGGGCGAACAGCATCTCAGATGGCTGCGTTTGTTG ggcAGCACGACTGTGTGACGGTGATCAACAACTTCTTCTCGCGGGCCAAGCTGGAGTATTACACCAAACGCCAGGGGCTGGAGAAGGAGCCCAAGCTGCCCCCCAAACTGGCAGGGCCCCTCCACAAGATCATCATGAGCACCAACCTCAACCCTGTCAAG atGGTGCTTCTGGTGAAGGAGAACCCGGTGCTGGCCGAGGCGGAGGCCCTGGAGAAGTGCCGGCGGGTGATGGAGCTGATCTGTGAGAAGTGTGTGAAGCAACAGGACATGAACGAGGTGCTGGCCATGAAGATGCACTACATTAGCTGTGTGCTGCAGAAGTGTGCCTCCTTCCTCAAGGAGCGCGACGACAAGCTGGAAGGACTCATCAAGAG CTTGCTGAAGGGCCGGGACAGTGACGGCTTCCCGTTGTTCCAGGAGAAGTTCATCAGAGAGTGCATCCGCAAGTTCCCCTACTGCGACGCCACACTGCTGCAGCAGCTGGTCCGAAGTATCGCTCCCGTGGAGATC GGTAACGATCCTACAGCCATCTCAGTTTTGACCCAGGCTATAACAGGACAGGTGGGCTTCATGGACGCGGAGTTCTGTACCACCTGTGGGGAGAAGGGAGCAGAGAAGAGATGCTCCATCTGTAAAATG GTGATTTACTGTGCCCCAGCCTGCCAGAAAATGCACTGGTTCACCCATAAGAAGGTCTGCAAGCAGCTTCAGGAGCAGAGAGAAAAACACGAGGCCGAGTCAGCCAAGCTGATGGAGCGACAGAGGAAAG AGCAGAGCCAGGCGGTAGAGTCGGCGACAGGCTCCATGCAGGACCTCTCAGTGGGACCCAATGAGGACTCTCCGTCTTCTCCGTCCCCCTCTGACAACCAAGcagacccccctccccccagccctGTCTCCACCACTCCAGCCACAGAGAACTGA